The region GATTTATCAGGTGGTCAGCGGCAACGAGTTGCTATTGCTCGCGCCTTATATCATAATCCAAGTGTTATTTTGGCAGATGAACCTACTGCTAGTTTAGATTCTGAAAAAGCCTTTGAAGTAGTTGAAATACTAGCACGAGAAACTAAAGAAAAGCAAAAAGCAACGGTTATGGTGACCCATGATACACGATTATTAGACTATTGTGATAAAGTATATGAAATGCGTGATGGTGAACTGTCACTTGTTAGGTCTAATAAAAATTAAATAAAAAAGCATACACCTTTTTATTCAGGTGTATGCTTTTTTATTAAGATTATTACAAGTGTCATAATTCGTTTTCTAACTGTCATCTCTTTTTAACCTAATAATTAAGGACTCTTGTTATACTGTTGTTAACTTAAGGTGGCAAGATTAGTGATTTGAGCTATCTTCTCTAAGCGACTCTCAATTTAAAGGGGATTTCCTTTTACTCATCTTAATCAACCAAATAAGATTAACTAGGTATTCCGATAAGTTGTGACGACCTTGAGATTAGCGGTGCAACTCCGCTAGCCACCATTGTATTGAAAATCCTTCAATACAAATTTTTTAAATAACGAGAAATCTTCTCGTTTCGACAGCCGCGCCGTCATGGGTGCGGTCTTTTTAGTTTGGCGAGCGACTCGTTGATTACTAGTAATAATCCTCTCTGCTAACTATTTAAATATAACAGAAAAAAGCTTCTTGCTACTCTGTTTATAGTAGCAAGAAGCTGTTCATATCATTAGTTAGTTTCTTTTGAGGCTGTTGTTTCATCTTTACCTTTTAATAAGATAGTAAAACCATCTTCTTGCTTAATACGGCGTTCTTTAAGCAACGAGCCTAACGCACGTTTGAACTGCCCTTTAGAAATAGCAAACATTGTTTGGATTTCTTCTGGTGTAGATTTATCAGTAAATGGTATTTTACCTTCGGCTGATTTTTCTAAAAAGGTTAAAATCATCATAGCATCATCCGAAATAACTTCATGTGCACGTGGTTTTAGTGAGATATTAAGCGTCCCATCTGGTGATACCCCTACAATTCGCCCTTTTTGAGTTTCTCCTAAACGAGGTTCAATATAACGTTCTGACGGATGGATAAAACCTAAATAGTTATCTTCAGTAATGACATGAGTACCAGCTACTTTCAAGCGAAATGCTGTTGCCACAACATCCTTATTTAGAAAATCTTCTTTATAAACAGCTTGAACTTTTTTGCCCATAGCTTGAAAGACTGTTTCGTCAGCCAATGTTGCCCACATTCTATCTTTGTTGTCATTAATTAAGCTGACCATCAGACGGTCACCTTTTTTGGGCCAAAGCTCTCTCATTGTTGGCAATTCATCTAAAGATAAAACGACTTCTTTATCTGGTAAACCGATATCTATAAATGCTCCCAAATCTCTTCTTGTTGCTACGACTTCACCAAAATCACAACGATCTTGTGTTACTTTAGGGATATTTGTTGTAAAACGATTGTCTTGTTTCTGCCCTACATAGGCAAACCCTTCAATAGCTTCTCCTAACTCATGTTCGCCTTCAGCTTTGTCAAGTTTAAACGTGACACCTTCTTTTTGAACAAAATACGCCTGTTCATTCTCGTCTGTAATTAATCCTGTAAAGACATTTCCTAATAAATTTTGCATGCTATTCTCCTTCGTAACTCGATAATTTATTATAGCACAATTTGCTACCTAACTGGTTATTAATATCTTCCTATCCATTACTTTGCTACCTATTTTATTGAGATATATGCTATGATAAAATTAAAAGGCTGTGATAATATGATGAAGCGTATCAAAATAAGTCTGATAGGGATGTTCTTTTATGCTCTAGTAGCTTACAGCGGAAATATTTTAACCGGTTTAGCGAAATTGTCTAGTTGGCGCAGTATTTTAATCGAAACCTGTTTTTTCGGTATATTTATTTTATTATTTCAACAATTCAGAAAAACCAAAGAATCTGACGATGACTATAAATAAAAAGCGCTGTCTATTAAGACACGCTTTTTATTTATAAATGATTTTATAAAATTGCTAAAATAATAAAATTTATAATGAATAGTCCTGTCACGATCCATAAAATAGGTGAAATTTCTTTATGTTTTCCTTTTGTTAACTTCACAATAACGTAAAAGATAAATCCTACAGCAATCCCGTTTGAAATACTATAAGTTAGCCCCATAAAAATTGAGGCGAAAAAAGCTGGGACTGCATCTTCCAAATCTGACCAGTTAATCTCTTTAAAAGAGGCCATCATCATAATACCGACGAGAATTAAAGCAGGTGCAGTTGCTTGCGCAGGGACTAAACTAATAAATGGAGCAAACAAGCTACTTAACATAAATAAGATAGCCACTACAACCGAAGTTAACCCTGTTCTCCCCCCAGCACCAATTCCGGCGGCACTTTCAACGAAAGTTGTTGTATTAGAGGTTCCAAAAATCGCGCCAATCGAGGTTGCAATAGCATCTGAAAACAAGGCTTTATCCATTTTAGATTTGAATCCTCGGCTATCTTCCAGTGCCTCTTCATCTTCTTTACTAAATATACCTGTTCGTCGACCAGTTCCGATAAACGTCCCAATGGTATCAAAAGTATCAGATAAGCTAAATGCTAGAACCGTCATCAATACTTGAGGTAATTTAGCTGGGTCTTTAAATAAAGAAGGTAATCCTTCTGAGCTAAATGCTGCACCAAATGTTACCCCTAATTCTTTAATCGAATTGCTTAAAGAATTTTTTTGACTGTCCACCGCACTTACATCAACTACCCCTAACAATATACCTAATAGTGTAGTAGCAATAATTCCGATTAAAATAGCTCCCTTAATATCTAATAAGACTAGAACTAAAGTCAAAACAATACCAATAACAGCTAATATAACACCTGTATTATTGAAGTTAACTAGGCTAGGTACAATTCCACCATTTAATGACACATTAGTGACTTTTTCTCCCTCAATAACAGCATCTGTAATGGCTTGTTGGTTGCCTGTAAAACTTAATAAATTAGCATTTTTAATACCGACATAGGCCACAAAAATACCGATACCTCCACCTATGGCGTGTTGAATACTTTCTGGAATAGCTTTAATAATCAATTTTCTTATTTTCGTTACTGTGATCACAATATTAATCATCCCGCAAAGAAAAACCATTCCCAATGCTTGTTGCCAAGTATAACCTAGACCAAATACGACCGTAAAGGTGAAAAAGGCATTTAACCCCATTCCTGGCGCTTGAGCATATGGGACGTTAGCAAACAATCCCATAATCAACGTTCCGATGGCCGCTGAAATAATAGTTGCTAAAAAAACAGCTTGGAACGGCATACCTGATAAAGATAAAATCGACGGGTTAACGAATAAAATATAACTCATCGCAAAAAAAGTTGTCACACCAGCCATTATTTCTGTTCCAATTGTGGTACCGTGTTCCTTTAACTTAAAAAACTTATCCATTTGTAATTAGCTCTCCCTTAAAAATGTTATAGTTTAATACACGAACAAAAAAACCAATGAACCTTTTATAATTCGTTTATTGATCAGCTCGACCTTATTATAAAAGTAGTTTTATCTTTTTACAACCTTTTAACCTATTTAAACACTTTAAAACGAAATAATGTTCGTGTTTTATCGTTTTTTTCAGAGAATCACTATAAAAAATCAATAAAATCAACCAAAAAGACACCTCTTTTTCAGAGGTGTCTTTTTGGCTATGCTAATTTTCCTATCTTTTTACGAATTTTTTGTTCAAAGTTCTCATAGGCATAAACTATTTTTTTTATGAATTTAGAACGATAGATGGTTTTATGACAAATAGTCGCCGATAACCAACTTATAAAAATTGAGAGCAACACATCACTCGGGTATTCTGATCCGACCCATACTCTAGCCAAGCTTAACCAGCCTATCATCAATAAATAACTGATTCTGACCTGACTATACGAAGTTTTATACAGGATGAAGCAGACACTAAAGAATAGTAAACTATTATTGTTCGGGAATAACTGACTCATCTCAGATGTAATCAGTTCATTCACTTTATGCAATGTTTCAGCAGGAGGTAACTGTTCATAAAAACTACTACTTACTAGATACATAACCTCCGCTAAAATAAAGGAGCAGACGGCTGTTAGTACTTTGAACCTAGTTTTTCTTTTTTTTCTTGAACTAAACCAGAACCAGACTAACCAAGCGCTTAAAACTGAAGGCCCCCATGTAACGAATAAAACCATGATTTCGTTCAAATCATTCCCTTTATGTGCCCAATTATTAATAGCTCTGAATAAATTAACATCAATTTGCAATATAACACTCCTCCTATAAAAATATAATTTTACGCATCTCTTTAGGATTTTTCAAGTGCTATGACTAAATAGATTGTTTAGTTTCGTTTAAGTTCAATTCCACCTTCATTTACTTGGGCGGATATTTCAATTTCTGACTTAGGCCCAATGTCACCTTGATAATGACCATCCTTAATGTCTAATTGTTCATTAAAATCTGTCTCAATAGTTCCTTTTTCAGTCACGCCTCTTAGTTTAAAACCAATCTCTTTAGGAATGAATAATTTGATGTCACCACGATGACTAATTAACTCAACATTATCGTCTATTTTTTTGAAATTTCCAATAATAGTTCCTTGTTCGGTCACAAGTTTAGCAGAACCCTCAATATCACCTAACTTAATAGAGCCTCTCCTTGTTGCTAAATCCAACTTACCGTTGACTTTTTTTGCAAGTAAGTTGCCGTTAGAAATATTAGCAGTGACGTTATTCCCTTTTAATATTGACGTCCGAATACTTCCTTTTTGTACTTCAATATTTAATTTATCACTGCTAATTGAATCAGATTCTAAGTTACTATTAGTTAAAACCAGATCTGTTTCCTCAGCTTTTAAATTTTTAACAATTACATTAGAGTTATCCGTCCACAATTTAAAATTACTAAATGATAGCTGATCTTCAATATCTAGGTTACTATTATGCAAATCTAGTAGTAACAACCCCTTATAAGATTTTGGTAGATAAATAGTGACATCCTTCTTATCTTTGGCAGTATTTTTACGATTCAATTCTAACATTGAGGACATTTGTTTTGTTGTTTTTTCATCGTTATTCGCTTCTTCATGAGAGGATAAATTAACTGTTAACTGTGCTTTATCCGTTGTTTTTAATGATATATTAAAACCTGTATAGGAAAGTTTTATTTTTTTTATATCATCCAGCTCAAATAACTCTAAATGATTGTCAGGTAGTTTTTTCTCTTTTGAATCTAATGTTTTTTCCTTTTTTTGACTTCTATTTACACCTGGTTCTTTATTAAGTTGATGCGAAGGCTTTCCTTCGTCAGTACTAAGTTTATGTTTTGTTTGACTCGGTTTATCAGAACAAGCTGATAGTAAAACGAGACCTACTAATAAAAAAAGAATCTTTTGTTTTTTCATATAATTCCTCTCCAAAATAGTGATACTTTAATTATACATGTTTTTAAGAAACCAATCATTAAAAAAATTTGCCAAATAGTTCCATCTTCTCTTACTTTTAACAAATAATAGAAAAACCGTTATCCCTAGTTAAAGGCATAACGGTTTTTAATTTAATTAAAATCTTTTTCAAATTCATCCAATGACTCTTTTAATAAGGTAACAGAATAGGCCATCGTCGGGCCACCTCCAAAAGCGACACCAATCATTGCCGATTCGTTAATCTCACCTCTTGTTGCTCCTGCTTCAAAAGCTTTATAGGTATGATAAACAATACAGTACTCACATCGGCTATAAACAGCGATTGCAACACTGATTAGTTCTTTTGTTTTAGTATCCATCTCACCTTCAGCATAGTTGGTATTCAAAAGGTTCATAAATGCCTTGACGTGCTGCCCATTTGTTCTTGATAACTCTCTTAATCCACCAGAAAAATCATTTAACATTTGTCTAACATCTTTTGCCATTTTACATTCTCCTTTTAGATATGTGATATTATTCACTTTCCCTACAAGACATACTTTACACGCTAATACTTGCTGTGTAAAGTGTAAGAGGAGAATTACCTTAAATAGTCTAATTTACATCCCTTTATTAAATACAAAAAAGACTAACAAAAGTTATTTTTGCTAGTCTTTTTATATTTAATAACTTAATTTTCATCCGTATTTACTAAATTTAGTACCATTCTATCTAATACTTTTTTAAATGTAGCCAACTCATCGTCTGAAATGTTCCTTATCGCATCTTGATGGAATTTTTCACCAATTGGCAGCAATGAAGACCTGATTTTTTCGCCTTTAGGAGTCAAGCTGACTCTAATAATTCGACGATCTTTGGGATCTCGTATTCTCTTACACAACTCATCTTGTTCCATTCTATCTAGTAAACGTGCAATGGAAGATTCTTTACTATTGGTTTTAGCACCCAACTCTTTTTGTGATAAGCCATTACTTTGACCAATAAAAAAAAGTGCAGTCCATTGTGCATTTGAAATATCATTCTTTTTAAGTCGCTTATTAAACTCATCTACAATTGTTTTGGAAGCATCTTTAGCAATGAATCCTATACAGTCTGTCAAATCAAACATCCTTGTCAAAACCCCTTCTCTAATCAATACCTCTAGTATACAGGCGAAGCTTAATTTTAACAAACTAGTACGCTTTAGTTAGTTTAACTGTGAAAAATAAAACACTCTCCTTCTTAACTCGAAAGTGTAGGAAAAACATAATCCAGTCTAGAAATACATGATAGATTATATCGGGACAAGACTCTAATAAATAATTAATGAATTTTTATATAATCAGTTAAAAAAACTTTTCAACTTTATTTTTTAGCCAAAGTTAAAAAGTTTTTCCTCATATTATTCTGTAAGAACTCTAACTAATTAGTATTCACGAAACCTTTTATAGTTAGCATTCGTAGTTAGTGCCTCTATTCATCAGAGCTCGCTACTCTAATGAAAGAGCTCCCCCTATTGTGTAATAGCTATCTTATCCCCAACGCAATCCGTGCATATCTGCTCATGCGATCAGTCGTCCATGCAGGATACCAAACTAACTTCACTTCAGAATCCGTGACTTCCGGGACTTCTTTCAAAGCTTCTAAAATTTGTTCTGTAATGACATCAGCTAAGGGACATTGATATATCAATATTCTCATGACAAAAAAGTAATGAAATTTCTTTCGTTAACTTTTTATTTGTATACTTATTTTACCATTAAAAAAGTGTGAATTCTAGTGGAATTGGGCTTGGGCTACATACTAGGAAGAGGATTAATTACTCTGTTTAGGTTAGTATCCGTATAAAATTCATCTTTTCCTACTACGATGCAAATAAAATAACAATTAATCTATAGTCTAAACGTAATTTCACACTCTTCAGCAGTAATATTCACACTGCCCTCTTTCTTAACAAAAATACTCACTGGTTTTCCACCTGTTTGATTGTTCGTTCTTTTGTGTTGGCAATTTATAGCTTTACATCTTCAATATAACCACGCTTGCCACTTATAGATATTTTGTTATTCCCTCAGCACTATATAAGCTTGCTTCATCCCCAAACTTATTACTTTAAAACTATTTAATTAATTTGAGTCATACCCCAAACTAATAATTTCCCTGTCAGCTCTACTAACTTAGGGTGATTTTCTAAAAATGAGGTAAATTTACTTAACGCTCCACTTTCCTCTTTATTCTCAGACTTAACTATTTCTACAATCTCAACGGCTTCAACCTTCTCACTATCGGAAAGTGTACTTAGATATTTTTCTATTTCATTCAAAGTATTTCCATAATTATTATTCTGAATGTTATTTGTACCTATTTGTGCTCCTGAAAAATCACCGCCATTAAAATTAAACACTGTACCACTTGTTTCATTATTTCTTTGTTTAAAATCGTTTTCCATAATCTCAAACCCTCTTGTAGTGACTCTCATTTCATGTCTTATAAAAAAAGGTTTATTCGATGCATATTTTATCGATAAGCCTTTTACCAATCCTGTAGAAATTGCTTCTTGAACCAAATCGAAATAATCTTTTTCTCTCATTCTATCGTTTGGAATCTGCAACTCGCTATCATCGTTTTCTACTCTTTCTAAAAATACTTGCATTTCTTTATAACTATTTTTTGCAGTCATTCTAATAGGCTTAGCTTCTTCAAGTAATTGTTCCAAAAATACTTCCCCGCTTGCTGTTAGAAAAACACTAGCCCCGTATACCATGGCACCTGACATATACTCTTCAACTTTAGCTCCATGAATATATCCTTGATTAATCAAATATGTATAATAATTGCTGTGGACAGTATCTAAATCTAACTCTAATGAGTTTGGTGAATTATCTCTTATTAATGTCAAAATTTCTTTATACTCTGAATTATTAGACAAAATAGTTTCCTCACTTTCTTTAAATATATAAATACATATTTAGAAAAGATTACTTTACAGCAAGCGATTCTCGATATTCTTCTGCATCTACATCAGCTCTAAAATCAATTGTTAGCTCTCCATAATCAGCCAGTTTTTCTTCTATTTTGCCAATAGAAACCTTAAAGAACTCTTTTCTACTATTTACTTTATTGATTCTATAAGAATCAAAATAGTGATGTAATTCTGATTCTAACTTATAAGCATCATAACTGAAAATCAGTGCATGAACATCAAATTTAAAAGGAACGGATGCACTGCTTAATTCACTAATCCGTTCTAACGGGTCAATTCGCCGTGTAACACCAATCTTAACAACTTCTTTCCCAAATGCTCCAATGTTACTAATTATATATACGTAGCCTGCTGATGCATGAGCCGTTCGATAATCTAATTCTTCTTTTTCATCTTCTCGTTCTTTGACTTTAACTCCCAAGTCAATGATTTGGGCTTCTATCGATTTCTTTTCTTCCTCACCAACAGCGGACTTTAATTTTAGTTGTAAATCAGTAATTAAGTTTTGATAATGTTTAATATCTTTGTCTATCAGTTTTTTCTTACTTTGGATTTCCTTTTGTAAAGCTTTTTCTTCTCTTTCACGTTCACGCTGTTCTCTTAATTCTTCCTTTTCGTCTTGCTTTTTTCGTTCGTACTCATATGCTAAATATAATTCCTCTAATTTTAAATTTAAAAATTGAACAGTTAGCGAAATTAAATTTGATTTATTTAGTTTATTCAGTTGTTCAAACGATTTGTTAATTCTATTTTCAATCGATTGAATATTATTATACTTAACTTTATTTATTGAAGCTTCGCACTCATTATTAAATGACCTTAAAATTTGTTTGATATTATCATTTGTCATTTTTCTTCCTTTAACTTTACTTCCGTCCACAGTCCAATTTTCAGAATAATTTACAGCACTTTTATCTTTTATCATTTGTTTCTGTAGGGAACGAACATCAGTCAGCTTTTCTTTATAACCTAACGCACTAGCGAAATTATACTTAGGTGTATACAAACCAAACGATTCCATAAAGAGGTCATCTTCAAGTACAACAAACTTCGTTTTTAAATTATCTATCTCATCTTGCTTATCGCTTATATCGCTGACTATTTTACTGTAAATTGATTGTTTATTCGTAATTTTTTGTTCATACTCTTTTATGCTTGTTTGTTGCTTTAATATTTCTTCACCTAGTTCTATAACTGTCATCTGCTCGACAGATAAACTTTTATTTTTTACTTCATTTAAGTCGTTTTTTAGTAATTCAATTTCTTTTTTATATTCATTTACTTTAAACAAATCAAATATTCCCATAAAAACATCTCCTAAACTTTTTAAAGTACAACTATTCTCAATAAAATCAGAATTTTATAGCGAATAAAAATATTATTAAATTCTTAAATCAACTAACAAAATTAATTATTCCCTAATATGCAGCTTTTTCTTCTTTTCTACCCATATATAAAAATTCCATTATTAAATTAAATTTTGTT is a window of Vagococcus intermedius DNA encoding:
- a CDS encoding CvfB family protein, with product MQNLLGNVFTGLITDENEQAYFVQKEGVTFKLDKAEGEHELGEAIEGFAYVGQKQDNRFTTNIPKVTQDRCDFGEVVATRRDLGAFIDIGLPDKEVVLSLDELPTMRELWPKKGDRLMVSLINDNKDRMWATLADETVFQAMGKKVQAVYKEDFLNKDVVATAFRLKVAGTHVITEDNYLGFIHPSERYIEPRLGETQKGRIVGVSPDGTLNISLKPRAHEVISDDAMMILTFLEKSAEGKIPFTDKSTPEEIQTMFAISKGQFKRALGSLLKERRIKQEDGFTILLKGKDETTASKETN
- a CDS encoding NCS2 family permease — protein: MDKFFKLKEHGTTIGTEIMAGVTTFFAMSYILFVNPSILSLSGMPFQAVFLATIISAAIGTLIMGLFANVPYAQAPGMGLNAFFTFTVVFGLGYTWQQALGMVFLCGMINIVITVTKIRKLIIKAIPESIQHAIGGGIGIFVAYVGIKNANLLSFTGNQQAITDAVIEGEKVTNVSLNGGIVPSLVNFNNTGVILAVIGIVLTLVLVLLDIKGAILIGIIATTLLGILLGVVDVSAVDSQKNSLSNSIKELGVTFGAAFSSEGLPSLFKDPAKLPQVLMTVLAFSLSDTFDTIGTFIGTGRRTGIFSKEDEEALEDSRGFKSKMDKALFSDAIATSIGAIFGTSNTTTFVESAAGIGAGGRTGLTSVVVAILFMLSSLFAPFISLVPAQATAPALILVGIMMMASFKEINWSDLEDAVPAFFASIFMGLTYSISNGIAVGFIFYVIVKLTKGKHKEISPILWIVTGLFIINFIILAIL
- a CDS encoding phosphatase PAP2 family protein, which gives rise to MQIDVNLFRAINNWAHKGNDLNEIMVLFVTWGPSVLSAWLVWFWFSSRKKRKTRFKVLTAVCSFILAEVMYLVSSSFYEQLPPAETLHKVNELITSEMSQLFPNNNSLLFFSVCFILYKTSYSQVRISYLLMIGWLSLARVWVGSEYPSDVLLSIFISWLSATICHKTIYRSKFIKKIVYAYENFEQKIRKKIGKLA
- a CDS encoding DUF4097 family beta strand repeat-containing protein produces the protein MKKQKILFLLVGLVLLSACSDKPSQTKHKLSTDEGKPSHQLNKEPGVNRSQKKEKTLDSKEKKLPDNHLELFELDDIKKIKLSYTGFNISLKTTDKAQLTVNLSSHEEANNDEKTTKQMSSMLELNRKNTAKDKKDVTIYLPKSYKGLLLLDLHNSNLDIEDQLSFSNFKLWTDNSNVIVKNLKAEETDLVLTNSNLESDSISSDKLNIEVQKGSIRTSILKGNNVTANISNGNLLAKKVNGKLDLATRRGSIKLGDIEGSAKLVTEQGTIIGNFKKIDDNVELISHRGDIKLFIPKEIGFKLRGVTEKGTIETDFNEQLDIKDGHYQGDIGPKSEIEISAQVNEGGIELKRN
- a CDS encoding carboxymuconolactone decarboxylase family protein, whose product is MAKDVRQMLNDFSGGLRELSRTNGQHVKAFMNLLNTNYAEGEMDTKTKELISVAIAVYSRCEYCIVYHTYKAFEAGATRGEINESAMIGVAFGGGPTMAYSVTLLKESLDEFEKDFN
- a CDS encoding MarR family winged helix-turn-helix transcriptional regulator, whose amino-acid sequence is MFDLTDCIGFIAKDASKTIVDEFNKRLKKNDISNAQWTALFFIGQSNGLSQKELGAKTNSKESSIARLLDRMEQDELCKRIRDPKDRRIIRVSLTPKGEKIRSSLLPIGEKFHQDAIRNISDDELATFKKVLDRMVLNLVNTDEN
- a CDS encoding DUF4041 domain-containing protein, which codes for MGIFDLFKVNEYKKEIELLKNDLNEVKNKSLSVEQMTVIELGEEILKQQTSIKEYEQKITNKQSIYSKIVSDISDKQDEIDNLKTKFVVLEDDLFMESFGLYTPKYNFASALGYKEKLTDVRSLQKQMIKDKSAVNYSENWTVDGSKVKGRKMTNDNIKQILRSFNNECEASINKVKYNNIQSIENRINKSFEQLNKLNKSNLISLTVQFLNLKLEELYLAYEYERKKQDEKEELREQREREREEKALQKEIQSKKKLIDKDIKHYQNLITDLQLKLKSAVGEEEKKSIEAQIIDLGVKVKEREDEKEELDYRTAHASAGYVYIISNIGAFGKEVVKIGVTRRIDPLERISELSSASVPFKFDVHALIFSYDAYKLESELHHYFDSYRINKVNSRKEFFKVSIGKIEEKLADYGELTIDFRADVDAEEYRESLAVK